One Pseudoalteromonas sp. UG3-2 DNA window includes the following coding sequences:
- a CDS encoding Lon protease family protein, which yields MTKSKLLSEKSLAAEQLAPSVSLSHIETCIKNPYPEPLPFIGQQRAQTALDFALGMDLPGYNVYVMGEAALGRFTMVKDKLEAHSKTKPTPREWLYVNNYDDHREPIALFMQAGESKQLEEDIDAFIDEIIDTFPAAFDNPGYQRKKKSLDKEFEQKYDAAITAVEQQANNLSVALIEDTGTVGFAPVVDGNQLSDAEFSALDEHVQAHFLSAIDSLEDALIESLIELPRWKRESSEKLRNLKKTTIEMATKPLLKALEHKYAAHIGVLRYLKDLKVEIVDAVLDWLDDDSNSEDGKDDFDAKAMLTDFFAPNILVEFKEDDPAPVVYEPNPTFGNIFGTVEYATSQGNLITSYRSIQAGALHRANGGYLIMDAEKMIASPQVWDGLKLSLKTHQIKNDLPYQDSSVGSSFTLKPQLIPLDVKIILLGSRDLYYTIGEYDEEFAELFRVLADFDYFLPSSDKMQYQFITKVMEYCQQTLKIELSAQALARLLKFSYRQAEHHSKLSARFADALELVAEASFYAKQDNESKITDSHIDEAIAGKEYRTGQLSENMLSDIKEGHTLIATSGTAIGKVNGLTVLHIGDTAFGTPARITSTVYAGADGVIDVEREVELGKSIHSKGVMLLTGYLGNKYAQHFSLTLSANIAIEQNYGFIDGDSASLAELCALLSAVTQLPVVQSIALTGSINQHGEVQAIGGVNEKIEGFFKLCKMRGLTGSQGVIIPESNRVNLVLADEVIAAVEKGMFHVYAVASVDEALSILMQKPAGELSDDGYPEGSINAVAMAKLERIAKVVNGDDEKGEE from the coding sequence ATGACCAAATCCAAACTGTTGTCTGAAAAATCATTAGCAGCTGAGCAACTTGCGCCATCTGTTTCTTTGAGTCATATTGAAACCTGTATTAAAAACCCCTATCCAGAGCCGTTACCTTTTATTGGTCAGCAACGCGCTCAAACCGCATTAGACTTTGCTTTGGGAATGGACTTGCCGGGTTACAACGTCTACGTCATGGGTGAGGCGGCGTTAGGCCGTTTTACCATGGTCAAAGATAAGCTAGAGGCACACAGCAAAACCAAGCCAACACCGCGAGAATGGCTTTACGTTAACAATTACGATGACCACCGCGAGCCCATTGCTCTGTTTATGCAAGCCGGTGAGAGCAAACAGCTGGAAGAAGACATTGACGCTTTTATCGATGAAATCATTGATACTTTTCCGGCGGCGTTTGACAACCCAGGTTACCAGCGCAAGAAAAAGTCGTTAGACAAAGAGTTTGAACAAAAATACGATGCCGCCATCACCGCCGTAGAGCAGCAAGCCAATAATTTAAGTGTGGCCTTAATTGAAGATACTGGAACGGTGGGCTTTGCGCCTGTGGTGGACGGTAACCAGCTTAGCGATGCCGAGTTTTCGGCATTGGATGAGCATGTGCAAGCACACTTTCTCAGCGCCATAGACTCTTTAGAAGATGCTTTGATTGAATCGTTAATTGAGCTGCCACGATGGAAGCGAGAATCTTCAGAAAAACTGAGAAACCTGAAAAAAACCACCATCGAAATGGCCACAAAACCGCTGCTTAAAGCTCTCGAGCATAAGTATGCCGCGCACATTGGGGTGTTGCGTTACTTAAAAGATTTGAAAGTTGAAATTGTTGATGCGGTACTCGATTGGCTAGACGACGACAGCAATAGCGAAGATGGCAAAGACGATTTTGATGCCAAAGCCATGCTGACCGATTTCTTTGCACCGAACATACTGGTTGAGTTTAAAGAAGACGATCCTGCCCCTGTGGTGTATGAGCCCAACCCCACCTTTGGAAATATTTTTGGCACCGTTGAGTACGCCACCTCCCAAGGTAACCTAATTACCAGTTACCGTTCCATTCAGGCCGGTGCGTTACACCGCGCCAATGGTGGGTACTTGATCATGGATGCGGAAAAAATGATAGCAAGCCCTCAGGTGTGGGATGGCTTAAAATTGTCACTAAAGACTCATCAGATTAAAAACGATCTGCCTTATCAAGACAGCTCGGTGGGCAGCAGCTTTACGCTAAAACCGCAACTGATCCCGCTGGACGTCAAAATCATCTTGCTCGGCTCTCGAGACTTGTATTACACCATAGGTGAATACGATGAAGAGTTTGCGGAGTTATTCCGAGTGCTGGCTGACTTCGATTACTTCTTACCCAGCTCCGACAAAATGCAGTACCAGTTTATTACTAAGGTGATGGAGTACTGTCAGCAAACCCTAAAAATAGAGCTGTCGGCACAAGCCTTAGCGCGACTGTTAAAGTTTAGCTATCGCCAAGCGGAGCATCATAGCAAGCTATCTGCTCGTTTTGCCGACGCCTTAGAGCTGGTGGCCGAAGCCAGTTTTTATGCCAAACAAGACAATGAAAGTAAAATTACCGACAGTCATATTGATGAGGCCATTGCCGGTAAAGAGTATCGTACCGGGCAGCTCAGTGAAAACATGCTCAGTGACATTAAAGAAGGCCACACACTGATTGCAACGTCTGGCACAGCCATTGGTAAGGTAAATGGCCTAACCGTGCTGCATATTGGCGACACAGCGTTTGGTACCCCTGCACGGATCACCTCCACAGTTTACGCAGGTGCCGATGGTGTCATTGATGTCGAGCGGGAAGTCGAGCTGGGTAAATCGATCCACTCTAAAGGCGTGATGTTGTTAACCGGCTACTTAGGCAATAAGTATGCGCAACACTTTAGCCTAACCTTAAGCGCCAATATTGCCATTGAACAAAACTATGGCTTTATCGATGGTGACAGTGCGTCTTTGGCGGAGTTGTGTGCTTTGCTGTCAGCGGTGACTCAGTTACCGGTGGTTCAGTCCATTGCCTTGACCGGTTCGATAAACCAGCATGGTGAAGTACAAGCCATTGGTGGGGTAAACGAAAAAATAGAAGGCTTCTTTAAGCTATGTAAGATGCGCGGCTTAACCGGCTCGCAAGGGGTGATCATTCCCGAATCCAACCGAGTTAATTTAGTCTTGGCAGATGAAGTCATTGCTGCGGTGGAAAAAGGCATGTTCCATGTGTATGCCGTTGCCAGTGTTGATGAAGCGCTGAGTATTTTAATGCAAAAACCCGCCGGGGAGCTCAGTGATGACGGCTACCCAGAAGGCAGCATTAATGCTGTGGCCATGGCCAAATTAGAACGCATCGCTAAAGTAGTGAATGGCGATGATGAAAAAGGAGAAGAATAA
- a CDS encoding FKBP-type peptidyl-prolyl cis-trans isomerase: MTTTNIILIVVALVIALVFFRGGQKQKQVAQYNRVQAADFLKENEKREEVHKTDSGLQYEVITETEEGASPGPSSRVKVHYHGTLLDGTVFDSSVNRGEPISFGLNQVIPGWTEGLQLMTEGDKYRFWIGPDLGYGDRGAGQIEPGSLLVFEVELLSVE, encoded by the coding sequence ATGACCACAACCAATATTATTTTAATCGTGGTGGCTTTAGTGATTGCGCTGGTGTTTTTCCGCGGTGGCCAAAAACAAAAGCAAGTGGCGCAATACAATCGTGTGCAAGCGGCCGACTTCTTAAAAGAAAACGAAAAACGCGAAGAAGTACACAAAACCGACTCTGGGTTACAATATGAAGTGATCACTGAAACCGAGGAGGGCGCCTCGCCTGGGCCCAGCAGTCGAGTCAAAGTGCATTATCATGGCACCTTATTAGACGGTACGGTATTCGACAGCTCAGTAAACCGTGGTGAACCAATCAGCTTTGGCCTCAACCAAGTTATTCCTGGCTGGACTGAAGGGCTGCAACTGATGACTGAAGGCGATAAATACCGCTTTTGGATCGGCCCAGATTTGGGCTATGGCGACCGCGGCGCAGGGCAAATTGAGCCCGGTTCGCTACTGGTATTTGAGGTTGAACTGCTTAGTGTAGAGTAG
- a CDS encoding TonB-dependent receptor: MYKTTLSLVALAVSTTVQADSENNKLPTAAEMEHIIVSGSRVFESIDEVPASITIINQQQIEAHLKVNPELQSLLSQIVPGLAPDTGSSSNTGQSLRGRAPLVMIDGVPQSTPLRNGSLGIKTVDPSAISRIEVIKGATSIYGNGASGGIINYITKQAMNEGTVSGELSLSSRFSAVKLEESGGARLSAAVNGRLEQFSYLITASYEENGVQRDAEGDILGLQYGLSDTVTENYFTKFGYDLDRDKQIQFSYNYYSSQQKTDLGDVFGNVNLGEKSYAIHMPPSMQKQGKPQGPDGNENITLKYTDYAFLDNTQLTLDAYMQDIENVFFFSPNLANPEQGYSGGQSVIRSEKTGARATFNTQIDFSGVEATFIYGVDALNDITSQPLVDGRIWVPEMDMESVAGYLQTKWILADDLVLKAGVRQESIDLAVSDYQTLKLCRSEDQCSVPLNVKGDTIDYDATTYNVGIKYNAHEKFTPFASYSQGSDISDIGRLLRSATVEDIGLIQTEASIIDNYEIGFNSQWHDMRLEVAAYRSTSELGTTNRFNEVTGVYEPVRAPQKIWGYEALVDYKINQQLNLVATYSYVEGKNTEADVYLGAKQISPAKLTANLNWQPTEPMSLTLSWLHVGDRKRFDRNSEGDYVGDQGPVDSYNVVNLSGQYQLKTNWQAYIGIENLLNSDYFPARAQAYTYGGYNIKGLGTTVTMGMKYQF, encoded by the coding sequence ATGTATAAAACCACGCTCAGCTTAGTTGCATTAGCTGTAAGTACGACTGTGCAAGCAGACAGTGAAAATAATAAACTGCCTACAGCTGCAGAGATGGAGCACATTATTGTTTCTGGTAGCCGGGTCTTTGAAAGCATTGATGAAGTACCCGCTTCTATTACCATCATTAACCAACAGCAAATTGAAGCTCACTTAAAGGTAAACCCTGAGCTGCAAAGTCTGTTGTCGCAAATCGTTCCAGGACTTGCGCCCGATACCGGTAGTTCTAGTAATACCGGTCAGTCGTTACGTGGTCGAGCACCTTTGGTTATGATTGACGGGGTGCCGCAATCAACACCATTGCGCAATGGTTCTTTGGGGATTAAAACAGTAGACCCCAGCGCTATTAGTCGTATCGAAGTGATTAAAGGAGCCACTTCAATTTATGGCAACGGCGCATCTGGTGGAATTATTAATTACATTACTAAACAAGCAATGAATGAAGGCACGGTGTCAGGAGAGCTTAGCCTCTCTAGCCGTTTTAGCGCTGTGAAGTTAGAGGAAAGTGGCGGCGCTAGGCTGTCTGCAGCAGTAAATGGTCGGCTTGAACAGTTTAGCTATCTGATCACCGCAAGCTATGAAGAAAATGGCGTACAACGCGATGCTGAAGGTGATATTTTGGGGCTGCAGTACGGCTTGTCTGATACTGTAACGGAGAATTACTTTACTAAGTTTGGCTACGACCTAGATAGAGACAAGCAAATTCAGTTTAGCTATAACTATTACAGTTCGCAACAAAAGACGGATTTAGGCGATGTGTTTGGTAATGTTAATTTAGGAGAAAAGTCCTACGCCATCCACATGCCACCCTCTATGCAGAAGCAAGGTAAGCCGCAAGGTCCAGACGGCAACGAAAATATTACCTTAAAATACACGGACTATGCATTTTTAGATAACACCCAGCTAACCCTAGACGCTTACATGCAAGACATTGAAAATGTCTTCTTCTTCTCACCTAACCTGGCTAATCCTGAGCAAGGCTACTCGGGAGGCCAGTCGGTCATTCGTTCAGAAAAAACAGGAGCGAGGGCGACGTTTAATACTCAGATCGACTTTTCAGGTGTAGAAGCAACTTTCATATACGGAGTGGATGCGTTAAATGATATCACATCTCAACCATTAGTCGATGGTCGTATCTGGGTGCCAGAAATGGACATGGAGAGCGTGGCGGGCTACTTGCAGACGAAGTGGATTTTAGCTGACGACTTAGTACTTAAAGCAGGTGTCAGACAAGAAAGTATCGATCTTGCTGTGTCTGATTATCAAACACTAAAACTTTGTCGTTCAGAAGATCAGTGTTCGGTGCCGCTGAACGTAAAGGGTGACACCATAGATTATGATGCCACTACTTATAATGTCGGTATCAAATACAATGCTCATGAGAAGTTCACTCCATTCGCTAGCTATTCACAGGGTTCTGATATCTCTGATATTGGTCGCCTACTGCGCAGTGCGACGGTGGAAGACATTGGACTTATTCAAACCGAAGCCTCGATCATTGATAATTATGAAATCGGTTTTAACTCACAATGGCATGATATGCGACTTGAGGTTGCGGCGTATCGCAGTACCTCTGAACTTGGCACGACTAATAGGTTCAACGAAGTTACAGGGGTCTATGAGCCGGTTCGAGCACCACAAAAAATATGGGGTTATGAGGCCCTGGTTGACTATAAAATAAATCAGCAGTTAAACCTCGTTGCTACGTATAGTTATGTGGAAGGCAAAAATACCGAAGCCGATGTTTACTTAGGTGCGAAACAGATCAGCCCGGCGAAGTTGACTGCTAATCTAAATTGGCAACCTACAGAGCCCATGTCACTGACATTAAGCTGGCTTCATGTTGGTGATCGTAAGCGTTTTGACAGAAACTCAGAGGGAGACTATGTTGGCGACCAAGGTCCCGTAGATAGTTACAACGTAGTAAACCTGAGTGGTCAGTATCAGTTAAAAACTAACTGGCAAGCTTACATCGGGATAGAAAACCTATTGAATTCGGATTATTTCCCTGCCCGAGCACAAGCCTATACGTATGGTGGTTATAACATCAAAGGGTTAGGCACAACGGTGACTATGGGTATGAAATATCAATTCTAG
- the yegD gene encoding molecular chaperone, which yields MKVGFDYGSSNCAVGVIDNNTTTMLELEQGKPYLPSTMYAMHNSLIPAFVSQSGAAEADYKQSRHGLLNVAQQAKRDLDLEADETGLFFGQAAIAEYIEFPEEGFYVKSPKSFFGAVGLKPQQIAFFEDIAAAMMIEIKRRAEAQLQHTITDTVIGRPVNFQAIGGEESNRQALAILTNAAKRAGFNGVEFLYEPLAAGIEYESHLQQDKLVLVVDIGGGTSDCSMVRMGPSYRTKVDRGADFLAHTGKRVGGNDLDIALAYQQLMPLCGRGSLMSSGLPMPDQLYWQACRINDIQSQTDFYNPKVERELHSLLRDVAEPDKLRRLLTIQQHKLTHQVVRQGEQAKIALSEQEDFTAKLDFIESQLAQPINQRDLSEAVMANLTQMSDLAQQAIKDAGCKPDVIYLTGGSAQSPLLKATLANQIGDIAMVNGDNFGSVTAGLTKWAEKIFA from the coding sequence ATGAAAGTAGGTTTTGATTACGGTAGCTCGAATTGTGCGGTGGGTGTCATTGATAATAACACCACGACCATGCTGGAGTTGGAGCAAGGCAAACCCTATCTGCCTTCAACCATGTATGCCATGCATAATAGCCTGATCCCCGCGTTTGTTAGTCAATCGGGCGCAGCAGAGGCTGATTATAAGCAATCTCGCCATGGCTTACTTAATGTCGCACAACAAGCCAAGCGTGACTTAGACCTTGAGGCAGATGAAACGGGATTGTTTTTTGGCCAAGCGGCCATTGCAGAATACATCGAGTTTCCCGAGGAAGGTTTTTACGTAAAGTCGCCTAAGTCTTTTTTTGGTGCGGTAGGGTTAAAGCCGCAGCAAATCGCCTTTTTTGAAGACATTGCCGCGGCGATGATGATTGAGATTAAGCGTCGAGCCGAAGCACAATTACAGCACACCATTACCGATACGGTGATTGGCCGTCCAGTGAACTTTCAAGCCATCGGCGGCGAAGAGAGCAACCGTCAAGCGCTGGCTATTTTAACCAATGCAGCAAAACGCGCCGGGTTTAACGGTGTGGAGTTTTTATACGAGCCACTGGCGGCAGGCATCGAGTATGAAAGTCACTTACAGCAAGACAAATTGGTGTTGGTGGTGGACATTGGCGGCGGTACCAGTGATTGCTCAATGGTTAGAATGGGCCCCAGCTATCGCACTAAGGTTGACCGTGGAGCAGACTTTCTTGCCCACACCGGAAAGCGTGTGGGTGGTAATGATTTGGATATTGCCTTGGCATATCAGCAGCTGATGCCGTTGTGCGGCCGCGGTAGCCTAATGAGCTCAGGCTTACCTATGCCGGATCAACTGTATTGGCAAGCATGTCGTATTAATGACATCCAGTCGCAAACGGATTTTTATAATCCTAAAGTTGAGCGTGAATTACACAGCTTGCTGCGCGATGTGGCAGAGCCGGACAAGTTGCGGCGATTGCTCACCATTCAACAACACAAGCTAACCCATCAAGTAGTACGTCAAGGTGAGCAGGCTAAAATAGCGTTATCGGAGCAAGAAGACTTTACCGCAAAGCTAGACTTTATTGAGTCACAGCTAGCGCAACCTATTAATCAGCGCGACCTGAGCGAGGCCGTTATGGCGAATTTAACGCAAATGAGTGACTTGGCCCAGCAAGCCATCAAGGACGCGGGCTGCAAACCAGATGTGATTTACCTCACCGGTGGCAGTGCTCAGTCGCCGCTGTTAAAAGCGACG
- a CDS encoding zinc ribbon-containing protein: MASYKKWLDQFSDWLKDVKEHELDDLSKRLWQAQSEFKDYTKQTYDDYSYYLKRDLEHLLENKSFYDEVAWAELKANILFEISQLEDRTQLEWSALLKDFEHQGIYKQGEWIALGQLVCKNCGHKVDVYYAIEIPACAECGHGEYTRKALAP, from the coding sequence ATGGCAAGTTATAAAAAATGGTTAGATCAATTTAGTGACTGGCTAAAAGACGTGAAGGAGCATGAACTCGATGACTTATCGAAGCGACTATGGCAAGCACAAAGTGAATTTAAGGATTACACCAAGCAAACTTATGACGACTACAGTTACTACTTAAAACGCGATCTTGAACACCTACTGGAAAATAAAAGCTTCTACGATGAGGTGGCATGGGCTGAATTAAAGGCCAACATTTTATTCGAGATTTCGCAGTTGGAAGACCGCACTCAGCTGGAATGGTCAGCCTTATTAAAAGACTTTGAGCATCAGGGCATATACAAACAAGGGGAATGGATAGCCTTAGGGCAATTAGTGTGTAAGAATTGTGGCCATAAAGTAGATGTTTATTACGCCATTGAGATCCCTGCTTGCGCTGAATGTGGGCATGGGGAGTACACCAGAAAAGCGCTGGCGCCTTAA